Within Oncorhynchus nerka isolate Pitt River linkage group LG8, Oner_Uvic_2.0, whole genome shotgun sequence, the genomic segment GGAGGAGTATCCTTCTGTTATGGGCCCTGTACACAGACAgtatatgcacacatacacacatattacACGcagtcgacacacacacacacttgtagtCATGTACATACACTCACCAGAGATGCAAAACCACACTGTTGAAGACATACATACAAGCAACacaaacacatctctctctgacacaAAGAAATACGAGACATgcaacagggttggggtcagttccatgtAAATTCCAGTCAATTTAGGAAGTatactgaaattccaattccagTTCTCGTCAAATGCTTTTCAGTAAGGAgaattttaatttgtttaattttctgaattgactggaatttaaatggaattgaaccCAATCCTGACATGATATGTACACGCTGCACATTCACACAAGCAATCTCTCCTTCACTCCGCTGCCAACGGAGCCCAGCTCTCCTGGGTGAACTGGAGCAGCTCAGCACTCTGATCCTGGACTGCAACATCTATTCGTCCCACGTCAAGTTCCCCTACATGCCAAGCGTCACCACCGTGTGGATCAACAAGAACAAGATCAGTAATCTGCCCATCTTCGTGGAGGAGATCCGCCGCAAGTTTCCCAACATCAAGTAAGAATGgcttttactgtgtgtgtgtgtgtgtgtgtttttttgcttgGGTGTCATTTTGTTTCTGTTAAAGCCAACTTCTTTGGGGTTCAGTATGGTGCAACATTGTGGAGCATGGTAATGGTATGGTAATACAATGTACAAAAAACATGACACCATACCACAAAGACCATTTTCAGTGTCGTTGTCTGACCTCTGGATATTTCTACTTCATTTAGGATCCTCAGCATGATGAACAACGAGGCAGCACCCAGCTACTTCAATGGAGGGAGTCTGCCCCAGTACATAGACTACAGGTGAGCTTGAGTGAACACAGCTGATACACTAAAGCTTCACCTGTGTATTTAAAAACAAATGAGATGACAATGATGTATTGTGACACGGTAATAGGAGCAGGATATGATTCTATAACTCTAAATAAGTTACAGAGTCGGTGCCTGAAGGAATCAGATGTTGTATGATAGACATCTGGCTGTGATATATTTTGTCCCCGATCCATGACAGCttcatttaaacatttttttacctttatttaactaggcaagtaagttaagaacaaattcttatttagaatgacggcctaccccagccaaaccctcccctaacccggacaacactgggccaattgtgcagagcccgatcacggccggttgcgataccgcccgggatcaaaccagggtctgtagtgacgcctctagtactgagatgcagtgccttagaccgctgcgccactcgggaggccccaaaGAACCTGAATCAGTCGTAAGCTAATGTACAGCGTGACACACTGTCAAATAATTTTCAGTGCTGTCAAATATTAGCCTATATACCATATTTGTCTTCCCACACAGGCAGTATGTGATCAGTCAGATCCCAAGCCTGACGATCCTGGATGACACTGAGGttctggggaaagagagagcgcaGGCTAAGAAGACCTATAGAATGCAGAGGACCAGGGAAGGCAGCAAAAGGAGGAAGGAGCTCCATCGTTGAACCCTCCTTAATACTGCTACCTATATAACTGATCTGAAGACGTATCAAGATGAGCAAATCATTCATTCTCGCGATAGATGATTAGTTCAAGCAAGCTAGCACCAGTTGTAAATATATTGTCAGCATGTTATTTGTTCAAATGAAAATGGGATACTTTTTGTTATGATTTTCTATGGACATGGGGAATTTCCCTTATCATGAAAGAAATGAAGGGAagatattccatttaaatggTGAATGAAGATGTTTTGCAAAAGTAAATCATTCCATGTCACACTCAAACGTCATTTTGTCATTACTTGTCTGTTACATATGTCCCTTTGGCAAGAAAAGAGCTTATTTAGGCCTATGAGATATCAAATTACCAGTGTACTGACCGATCTTTCAAAATGACCATTGAAAAGTCCTAACTCAGAGAGTGAGAGTGACAACATGGAATTAACTTGA encodes:
- the LOC115133559 gene encoding uncharacterized protein LOC115133559 isoform X2, which encodes METEGLPAAPGQYSQPGQPGPVLGLRSLSFAYQGLLEIPYEVILAQQHTLEVLDLSYNLLEDPALLGELEQLSTLILDCNIYSSHVKFPYMPSVTTVWINKNKISNLPIFVEEIRRKFPNIKILSMMNNEAAPSYFNGGSLPQYIDYRMTAYPSQTLP
- the LOC115133559 gene encoding uncharacterized protein LOC115133559 isoform X1, giving the protein METEGLPAAPGQYSQPGQPGPVLGLRSLSFAYQGLLEIPYEVILAQQHTLEVLDLSYNLLEDPALLGELEQLSTLILDCNIYSSHVKFPYMPSVTTVWINKNKISNLPIFVEEIRRKFPNIKILSMMNNEAAPSYFNGGSLPQYIDYRQYVISQIPSLTILDDTEVLGKERAQAKKTYRMQRTREGSKRRKELHR